From a single Desulfoplanes formicivorans genomic region:
- the tsaA gene encoding tRNA (N6-threonylcarbamoyladenosine(37)-N6)-methyltransferase TrmO, with translation MSVVFKPIGYVRTTATTLPRHWSVSDVEGELVLEESYTLGLQGIQEGSRIVVLFHFHESTPFSPDSLLQRPPHAHGRKKGVFATCSPHRPNAIGLSVVTVLHINGNVIGVKGIDMRNKTPILDIKPDIDA, from the coding sequence ATGTCCGTTGTTTTCAAACCCATAGGGTATGTACGAACAACCGCCACCACGCTTCCACGCCATTGGTCTGTATCGGACGTGGAAGGGGAATTGGTTCTTGAAGAATCGTATACCCTGGGGCTTCAAGGTATTCAGGAAGGTAGCAGAATCGTGGTTTTGTTTCATTTTCACGAGAGTACGCCTTTTTCCCCGGATTCTCTGCTGCAGCGTCCTCCCCATGCCCATGGCCGGAAAAAAGGGGTTTTTGCCACCTGTTCTCCCCACCGACCCAATGCCATTGGTCTGTCCGTGGTCACGGTTCTTCACATCAACGGGAATGTTATTGGGGTCAAGGGCATTGATATGCGCAACAAGACTCCCATATTGGATATCAAACCGGATATTGATGCTTAG
- the hysA gene encoding NiFeSe hydrogenase large subunit HysA: MSGCKPSKAPVAGVSSKKIKIAVDPVTRIEGHLKVEVEVKDGKVVEAKCVGGMYRGFENILVGRDPRDASQLTQRICGVCPTAHATASVLALDDAFGVKVPTNGRIARNLILGANYLQSHILHFYHLAALDYVKGPDAAPFIPRYDNPDLLTDRIKDAKKAAAVNQYGLDQYLKALEIRRICHEMVALLGGRMPHVQGMVAGGTTEAPSKEKIAKYYARFKEVIAFVKDEYLPLIYTLGTVYPDLFETGAGYKNCVSWGVFPLSDTDPLDLLLKRGAYIDGKDVEVDPAKIKEYVGHSWFNQSKSGLNFAEGETVPNVDKAGAYSFIKSPRYADKACEAGPLARMWVTNPELSEVGQKMLKEKYGINAKKVRDLGDKAFSIMGRHVARAEETLYVANAIAGWLKQIVPGESTYMEYEVPESGEGLGMTEAPRGALLHYVDVKDQKISNYQIISATIWNANPMDDMGQRGPIEECLVGIPVPDPKNPVNVGRLIRAFDP; the protein is encoded by the coding sequence ATGTCAGGATGCAAGCCCAGTAAGGCTCCGGTTGCAGGAGTTTCTTCCAAGAAAATCAAGATTGCCGTCGACCCGGTGACCCGTATTGAAGGTCATCTCAAGGTCGAGGTCGAGGTCAAGGATGGCAAGGTGGTCGAGGCCAAGTGTGTCGGCGGCATGTACCGTGGTTTTGAAAACATTCTGGTTGGTCGTGATCCCCGGGATGCTTCCCAGCTGACCCAGAGAATCTGTGGCGTCTGTCCCACAGCCCATGCCACGGCATCGGTTCTGGCTCTTGATGATGCTTTTGGCGTCAAGGTTCCCACCAACGGTCGCATTGCCCGTAACCTCATCCTTGGTGCCAACTATCTGCAGTCCCATATTCTGCATTTTTATCATCTGGCCGCCCTGGACTACGTCAAGGGCCCTGATGCCGCACCTTTCATTCCCCGGTATGACAATCCGGATCTGCTCACCGACCGGATCAAGGATGCCAAAAAGGCCGCAGCCGTCAACCAGTACGGTCTGGATCAGTACCTCAAGGCCCTTGAAATACGCCGCATCTGTCATGAAATGGTCGCCCTGCTGGGCGGCAGGATGCCCCATGTCCAGGGTATGGTTGCCGGTGGTACTACCGAAGCTCCGTCCAAGGAAAAGATCGCCAAGTACTACGCTCGGTTCAAGGAAGTCATCGCTTTTGTGAAGGACGAATATCTGCCTCTCATCTACACCCTTGGAACCGTGTATCCTGATCTTTTTGAAACCGGAGCCGGGTACAAGAACTGTGTTTCCTGGGGAGTCTTTCCCTTGAGTGATACGGATCCTCTGGATCTTCTGCTCAAGCGCGGTGCCTACATCGACGGCAAGGATGTTGAAGTCGATCCCGCCAAGATCAAGGAATATGTCGGTCACTCCTGGTTCAACCAGAGCAAGTCCGGTCTCAACTTTGCCGAGGGTGAAACCGTGCCCAATGTTGACAAGGCCGGTGCCTACAGCTTCATCAAATCTCCCCGCTATGCCGACAAGGCCTGTGAAGCAGGTCCTCTGGCCCGCATGTGGGTCACCAACCCCGAGCTCAGTGAAGTCGGTCAGAAGATGCTCAAGGAAAAATACGGCATCAATGCCAAAAAGGTCCGCGACCTGGGCGACAAGGCCTTCTCCATCATGGGCCGTCACGTGGCCCGTGCCGAGGAAACCCTGTATGTTGCCAATGCCATAGCCGGCTGGCTCAAGCAGATCGTTCCCGGTGAATCCACCTACATGGAATATGAAGTGCCCGAGTCCGGCGAAGGGCTTGGCATGACCGAGGCTCCTCGTGGCGCCCTGCTCCACTATGTTGATGTCAAGGATCAGAAGATCAGCAACTACCAGATCATTTCCGCTACCATCTGGAACGCCAACCCCATGGATGACATGGGTCAGCGCGGACCCATTGAGGAATGTCTGGTGGGTATTCCTGTTCCCGATCCCAAGAACCCCGTCAACGTGGGCCGGTTGATCCGTGCCTTTGATCCGTGA
- a CDS encoding alpha/beta hydrolase yields the protein MSTNQRLHVLFLHGFTSSARSGKANFLKDQCACLPHVDFTIFDFNPTPKDFEYLTVTGMINRVRQFLLERTWDKVFIIASSLGGLVATRYARQFGGIHQMLLLAPALFYHPWGTSQEQIAQWKRMQVAPVDHHGFQKAIPLRYTFHEDGLRYTEPVPPAVDTTIIHGRQDQTIPIAYSRDYAAAYPHKVKLVEIDADHRLTDHHEFLWKMARPLLHP from the coding sequence ATGAGCACGAACCAAAGGCTTCATGTCCTTTTCCTGCATGGCTTCACCTCCTCGGCCCGGTCGGGCAAGGCGAATTTTCTGAAGGACCAATGCGCCTGCCTGCCCCATGTTGATTTCACCATCTTTGACTTCAACCCCACTCCCAAGGATTTCGAATATCTGACCGTCACCGGCATGATCAATCGGGTCAGGCAGTTTTTGCTGGAACGGACCTGGGACAAGGTGTTCATCATTGCCAGTTCCCTGGGGGGGCTGGTGGCCACCCGTTATGCCCGGCAATTTGGCGGCATCCATCAGATGTTGCTCCTTGCGCCTGCCCTGTTCTATCACCCTTGGGGAACCTCACAGGAGCAGATCGCCCAATGGAAACGCATGCAGGTGGCTCCTGTGGACCATCATGGTTTCCAAAAAGCAATTCCCCTGCGCTACACTTTTCATGAGGATGGCCTCAGGTACACGGAACCTGTTCCCCCGGCAGTTGATACCACCATTATTCACGGCAGGCAGGATCAGACCATTCCCATTGCCTACAGCCGCGACTATGCGGCAGCCTATCCCCACAAGGTGAAACTGGTGGAAATTGATGCCGACCACCGGCTCACCGATCACCATGAGTTTCTCTGGAAAATGGCCCGTCCCCTCTTGCACCCGTAA
- a CDS encoding M23 family metallopeptidase has translation MKTMFKAMCGLVVAAVLISAAILGYMKFFESELPDISLVPEAQTVTNKTRFILKAHDQGSGLEIVQVAVHQNGRQAIVLSQTFSTTQHSWSATFDLKTAKLQEGPFELLVSCTDKSWNQLGKGNTRLIKYDRILDNHPPVVSVVSRQHNIAIGGCGMVVYTISEPVSKSGVMVGQRFFPGFRQQGTEYYLSLFSFPYDADTQKDVPRVIAVDDAGNTGQSGIYYHLIPKRFRKDTIRITDGFLERKMPQFTNMFPNESSLLDVFLKVNNQGRAENRAQLHTFARQTTPSFVWNKPFLRQPGAANRATFGDQRTYTYKGKVIDHQRHLGIDLASVARDNVRAGNNGKVVFVGFMGIYGNVIIIDHGMGLQSLYAHLSQINVHKGDTITRGQVIGRTGATGMAGGDHLHLGIILAGLPVNPVEWWDSHWIRDNIESKLEIVRQAARPAQTGEVAP, from the coding sequence ATGAAAACCATGTTCAAAGCGATGTGCGGGCTAGTTGTGGCTGCCGTCCTTATCAGCGCGGCAATTCTGGGCTACATGAAATTTTTTGAATCAGAACTTCCGGACATTTCCCTGGTTCCCGAAGCCCAGACAGTGACCAACAAGACACGCTTCATCCTCAAGGCCCATGACCAAGGCTCCGGTCTTGAAATCGTTCAGGTAGCCGTGCACCAGAATGGACGACAGGCAATCGTCCTCAGTCAGACCTTCAGTACTACACAGCATTCCTGGTCCGCCACTTTTGATCTCAAGACTGCCAAGCTGCAGGAAGGTCCGTTTGAACTGCTTGTCTCATGTACCGACAAATCATGGAATCAATTGGGCAAGGGAAATACACGCCTCATCAAGTATGATCGCATCCTGGACAACCATCCTCCAGTGGTCAGTGTTGTTTCCAGACAGCACAATATTGCCATTGGAGGTTGCGGTATGGTCGTGTATACCATTTCCGAACCTGTCAGCAAATCAGGAGTCATGGTCGGCCAGCGATTCTTTCCCGGATTCAGGCAGCAGGGTACTGAATATTATCTTTCTCTTTTTTCCTTTCCCTATGATGCCGATACCCAAAAGGATGTACCCAGAGTCATTGCTGTGGATGATGCCGGCAATACGGGTCAAAGCGGCATCTATTACCATCTCATCCCCAAACGGTTCAGAAAGGACACCATCCGCATCACCGACGGGTTTCTGGAACGCAAAATGCCCCAATTCACCAACATGTTCCCCAACGAATCCAGCCTGCTGGATGTTTTTCTCAAGGTGAACAATCAGGGTCGAGCCGAAAACAGGGCCCAGTTGCATACCTTTGCACGCCAGACAACCCCGTCCTTTGTGTGGAACAAACCCTTTTTGCGCCAACCAGGTGCTGCCAACCGGGCAACCTTTGGTGATCAACGCACCTATACGTACAAGGGGAAGGTCATTGATCACCAACGCCATCTGGGCATTGACCTGGCATCTGTTGCACGGGACAATGTTCGGGCCGGCAACAACGGCAAGGTTGTTTTTGTCGGATTCATGGGTATTTACGGGAATGTGATCATCATTGACCACGGAATGGGCCTGCAAAGCCTGTACGCCCATTTGAGCCAGATCAATGTGCACAAGGGAGATACCATCACCAGAGGACAGGTTATCGGCAGAACCGGGGCCACAGGCATGGCTGGCGGGGATCACCTCCATCTTGGCATTATTCTGGCCGGTCTTCCGGTGAACCCGGTCGAATGGTGGGACAGTCACTGGATCAGGGACAATATCGAGTCCAAACTCGAAATTGTCCGTCAGGCAGCACGGCCGGCACAAACAGGGGAGGTCGCTCCATGA
- a CDS encoding glycine cleavage system protein R — MKKIVVSVLGQDRPGIVATVSNILYAHGCNIEDISQTILQAEFAAILLVDCPSSCLDNLKADLKQALEPLELSVIVRTAASPPKRGAQPTKPLVVTTSGPDCQGQVARVSEVIKRAGGNISELKAVSHMETDDPRFIMIFEIDFPASLDHAMLRRDLEATCRELGLDYSVQHREIFECINRI; from the coding sequence GTGAAAAAAATTGTGGTATCCGTCTTGGGGCAGGATCGTCCGGGGATTGTGGCTACTGTCTCGAACATTCTTTATGCCCATGGGTGCAATATCGAGGATATTTCCCAGACCATTTTACAGGCCGAGTTTGCGGCCATCCTGTTGGTTGATTGTCCCTCGTCCTGTCTGGATAATCTCAAGGCTGACCTCAAGCAGGCACTGGAGCCTTTGGAGTTAAGCGTCATCGTTCGCACGGCTGCCTCCCCCCCAAAGCGGGGAGCACAGCCGACCAAGCCCCTTGTCGTGACCACCAGCGGGCCCGATTGCCAGGGACAGGTAGCCAGGGTGTCCGAGGTTATCAAGCGGGCAGGTGGCAATATCAGCGAACTCAAGGCCGTCAGCCACATGGAAACGGATGATCCCCGTTTTATCATGATTTTCGAGATTGATTTCCCTGCGTCCCTGGATCATGCCATGCTTCGGCGTGATCTTGAGGCAACATGTCGCGAGCTCGGACTTGATTATTCCGTGCAGCATCGGGAAATTTTCGAATGCATCAACCGGATCTGA
- a CDS encoding septal ring lytic transglycosylase RlpA family protein produces MPPYKDSYSVYGKKYHPQDEAYGYRERGLASWTGKSAQGRMTASGEPYDYRALTCAHKTLPFDTILRVTNIANDRVVLVRVNDRGPFKHGKGRIIDLSWAAAKKLDMLDQGVTRVWVEALQ; encoded by the coding sequence GTGCCGCCTTACAAAGATTCTTATTCCGTGTATGGCAAAAAGTATCATCCACAGGATGAAGCCTATGGATACAGGGAGCGGGGGCTGGCTTCCTGGACCGGGAAAAGCGCCCAGGGACGGATGACGGCTTCGGGCGAACCGTATGATTATCGGGCCTTGACCTGTGCGCACAAGACCCTGCCTTTTGACACCATCCTGCGGGTGACCAATATTGCCAACGATCGGGTTGTTCTGGTGCGGGTCAATGACCGGGGACCATTCAAGCATGGAAAGGGAAGGATCATTGATCTTTCCTGGGCAGCGGCCAAAAAGCTGGACATGCTTGATCAGGGGGTTACCAGGGTTTGGGTGGAGGCTTTACAGTAA
- the hysD gene encoding NiFeSe hydrogenase maturation protease, protein MKELLVLGVGNLLLMDEGVGVYAVQELQKEADWPLDRVDFIDGGTFTQDIFYLFQEYEKLLVLDAVRGGREPGTIYRHEEKDLRENKNQALSLHDIDLLDSLKMAELLGNKPELTVLGIEPKELNTWKMEMTPVLQKAFPRYMDIVRREIRALLNL, encoded by the coding sequence ATGAAAGAATTGCTTGTTCTCGGGGTGGGAAATCTTCTGCTCATGGACGAAGGCGTGGGGGTCTATGCGGTTCAGGAACTGCAAAAGGAAGCAGACTGGCCGTTGGACCGGGTGGATTTTATTGATGGGGGAACCTTTACCCAGGATATTTTTTATCTGTTTCAGGAATATGAAAAACTTCTGGTTCTCGATGCGGTACGGGGTGGTCGAGAGCCAGGAACCATCTATCGGCATGAAGAAAAGGATCTGCGGGAAAACAAGAACCAGGCCCTTTCGCTTCACGACATTGATCTGCTGGACTCCCTGAAGATGGCTGAACTGCTGGGCAACAAACCGGAACTCACGGTGCTGGGAATCGAGCCCAAGGAACTGAATACGTGGAAAATGGAAATGACCCCTGTGTTGCAAAAGGCCTTTCCCCGGTACATGGATATTGTCCGTCGGGAAATCCGGGCTTTGCTCAACCTGTGA
- a CDS encoding pilus assembly protein: MLCLPGPALSEDIDAFAPSVKSNAMLAIDTSGSMEWPVYNHNIDYEAFFTWAVANGYASDDNDLGVAYNNLPWEKNKIYLVSAYIGYSEITDPQGTTHAVIGDPMYEGSSLRQKWVTGGVIDTGWQITDWDDVTRNTIATNEDGYVVYPELIDTYPLGRTDYDVAYVSDEIAGHTLFNYQNILVTDQRTDPRTNIAKDYGFVGYLKSAGLYFSGLFETGSPPFRLTNDPDNASTTTNGKQRVYAFVTGNFLSFIKLIEDMEDEGACNLSGEGWENLCYQPSSAQWTITDVGPVSNKQYPSDYSSNRNEEHFLIDLNQFAGVTRVAFYFETLDIENNSGDGGCWCGYSTGSNNDGVSLVTQSGRVLKQSSRQLPETDDGKLYGCDERGWTGYYDVSDQDRIYAKFYVGPKGGDNCNGYDSGFRITRMKWITASGDAEPTASGTFSCCNGDDGVGQKIFSRLEVVQQAMDQVVEDTADSINWGVLQWSGQSISGEAQLGSSVPTIQSAMDNLSAYGGTPMGEGMQEAYDYSYDYLAANTDLSLCSQNYLLVLTDGFPSGDDSWRRISKDDDDPDFSDPAYHDDDNWGGDPTQNAGDVPNYSDDVARWLATSPEADYHFTTHTIGFGLENPLLQDIADESGGLHLTAYDQEQLVNAFYSLGLAMTDAVSFTAPAISVDQANRAQSGNELYMAFFKPVTNGYWQGNLKRYYLKWYTNGTEEILDAGNATATTSDGLFKDSATSYWSTTQDGGQVDKGGAGALLKTQADASYTQKKYYQRVVKTWKNDQMVDFTPVTMNATDFGVEQDSDAHAIINYMHGYAYDADADGKPVGVRSWVMGDIIHSEPLVLDYVGSTNARNLTHRYVVVGANDGMLHVFDSETGGEKLAFVPPDLWTKLSDYSDASQHVYGVDGYLSTYQTGRNPELLIFGERRGGSHYWALDCTSSDPAQWTVAWHIAPTGAFAEMGQSWSEMVIATDVPVGTGADSLMDLGIFCGGYDPAEDEYNGTLPAADTQGRGIFVVNVHDGSPVFRVTHGASNSTSSNSTLTSITRTDMDFCFPGSSTVITDPQASDGQHLVIYAIDIASRVWKVAHNGTAWSVSMLFEANGPQMAGGASALSGFVDKLDGTRDYNAQDKFRKCFATPEVSYAGDCSTDRPVIYFGTGDKAQPKSSAVSNRFYAVFDMSHNASLIPLDETDLLNITCDELDSNGTLTEDEKLDLKGILGDDYDTQAQGWYIVLDGQDDCPMYYGSMSHDGEKITNAARLFNKKIYFNSYIPTVDDPCNPKGIALFYALGYCYGDAAFDLDPNNAGKTITDRYFSVKESTPPSSINLISGPGGGVILKASAGSKIINRYLESDLGTHLYWWKYADEDE, from the coding sequence ATGCTTTGTCTTCCAGGCCCGGCATTATCCGAAGACATTGACGCCTTTGCTCCGTCCGTCAAAAGCAATGCCATGCTGGCTATTGATACCTCGGGAAGCATGGAGTGGCCGGTGTACAATCATAATATCGATTATGAGGCGTTTTTTACCTGGGCCGTGGCTAACGGGTATGCGTCTGATGACAACGATTTGGGTGTTGCCTACAACAATCTTCCCTGGGAAAAGAACAAAATCTATCTTGTCAGCGCCTACATCGGGTACAGCGAAATCACGGACCCCCAAGGGACAACCCATGCTGTTATTGGCGATCCCATGTATGAAGGTTCATCCCTGCGTCAGAAATGGGTTACTGGGGGGGTTATTGATACGGGATGGCAGATAACCGACTGGGATGATGTCACTAGGAATACCATTGCCACAAACGAGGACGGGTATGTGGTCTACCCGGAGTTGATCGATACCTACCCTTTGGGTCGCACGGACTATGATGTTGCTTATGTTTCGGACGAAATTGCCGGGCATACCCTGTTCAATTATCAGAATATATTGGTGACGGATCAGCGTACGGACCCCAGAACCAATATTGCCAAGGATTATGGATTTGTCGGGTATCTCAAGTCTGCTGGTTTGTATTTTTCCGGATTGTTTGAGACAGGTAGCCCCCCGTTTCGGCTGACAAACGATCCTGATAACGCCTCAACTACAACGAACGGTAAGCAGCGTGTTTACGCCTTTGTCACGGGCAATTTTCTGAGCTTTATCAAACTGATCGAGGATATGGAGGATGAAGGGGCGTGCAATCTTTCGGGAGAGGGCTGGGAAAATCTGTGCTACCAGCCTTCGTCCGCCCAGTGGACCATTACGGATGTGGGACCTGTTAGCAATAAGCAGTATCCTAGCGATTACAGCTCGAACCGTAATGAAGAGCACTTCCTCATCGATTTGAATCAATTTGCCGGTGTCACACGGGTTGCCTTCTATTTCGAGACCCTAGACATAGAAAACAACAGCGGGGATGGAGGGTGCTGGTGTGGGTATTCGACCGGGTCCAACAATGACGGGGTCTCGCTGGTCACCCAATCGGGACGTGTTCTCAAACAGTCATCCCGTCAGCTTCCGGAGACCGATGACGGCAAATTGTACGGATGCGATGAGCGGGGGTGGACCGGCTATTATGATGTTTCCGACCAGGACAGAATTTACGCTAAGTTTTATGTTGGTCCAAAGGGTGGCGATAATTGCAATGGCTATGATAGTGGGTTCAGGATCACCAGAATGAAGTGGATCACTGCCTCTGGTGATGCAGAGCCCACGGCTTCAGGAACCTTTTCCTGTTGCAATGGCGATGACGGTGTGGGCCAGAAGATCTTTTCCCGTTTGGAAGTGGTGCAGCAGGCCATGGATCAGGTGGTTGAAGACACCGCAGACTCCATCAATTGGGGAGTGCTGCAGTGGAGCGGTCAAAGCATTTCAGGTGAGGCCCAGCTGGGTTCTTCCGTGCCCACCATCCAGTCGGCCATGGATAATCTGTCTGCCTATGGGGGAACACCCATGGGCGAGGGCATGCAGGAGGCCTATGACTACAGTTATGATTATCTTGCCGCCAACACGGATCTTTCCCTGTGCAGCCAAAATTATCTGCTGGTTCTGACCGACGGGTTTCCTTCGGGTGATGATTCCTGGAGACGGATTTCCAAGGATGACGATGATCCTGATTTCAGTGATCCCGCCTACCATGATGATGACAACTGGGGAGGGGACCCGACTCAGAATGCGGGAGATGTGCCCAATTATTCCGATGATGTTGCCCGTTGGCTGGCCACCAGCCCCGAGGCCGACTATCATTTCACCACCCATACCATTGGATTTGGTCTTGAAAATCCCCTGCTCCAGGACATTGCCGATGAAAGTGGCGGGCTGCATCTGACCGCCTATGATCAGGAACAGCTGGTCAATGCCTTTTACAGCCTTGGCCTGGCCATGACCGATGCTGTTTCCTTCACGGCTCCGGCCATTTCCGTGGACCAAGCCAACCGTGCCCAATCGGGCAACGAATTGTACATGGCCTTTTTCAAACCAGTGACCAACGGTTATTGGCAGGGTAATCTCAAACGGTATTATCTCAAATGGTATACCAATGGAACCGAAGAGATACTGGATGCGGGCAATGCAACGGCAACGACTTCAGACGGGCTTTTCAAGGATTCGGCCACTTCCTATTGGTCCACCACCCAGGATGGTGGACAGGTGGACAAGGGGGGAGCGGGCGCCCTCTTGAAGACCCAGGCCGATGCCTCCTATACTCAGAAAAAGTATTACCAACGGGTGGTCAAAACCTGGAAAAATGATCAGATGGTCGATTTTACTCCCGTCACCATGAATGCAACGGATTTCGGGGTGGAACAGGATAGTGATGCTCACGCCATCATCAATTACATGCACGGGTATGCCTATGACGCGGATGCCGACGGCAAACCCGTGGGTGTCCGGTCCTGGGTCATGGGAGATATCATCCATTCCGAGCCTTTGGTTCTGGACTATGTGGGCAGTACCAATGCGCGTAACCTGACTCATCGCTATGTTGTTGTAGGAGCTAATGATGGCATGCTGCATGTTTTTGATAGTGAGACCGGGGGGGAGAAGCTCGCCTTTGTGCCTCCTGATTTGTGGACCAAACTATCGGATTATTCCGATGCGTCCCAGCATGTTTACGGAGTTGACGGATATCTGAGCACGTACCAGACAGGCAGAAACCCGGAGTTGCTCATTTTCGGGGAACGAAGAGGCGGATCGCATTATTGGGCATTGGATTGCACCAGCAGCGATCCTGCCCAATGGACAGTTGCCTGGCATATCGCTCCCACAGGTGCTTTTGCCGAAATGGGTCAATCATGGTCGGAAATGGTTATTGCCACGGATGTACCCGTTGGAACGGGTGCGGACAGCCTTATGGATCTTGGCATATTTTGCGGCGGATATGATCCGGCGGAAGATGAGTACAATGGGACATTGCCTGCTGCAGATACACAGGGTCGTGGCATTTTTGTCGTCAATGTGCATGACGGTTCCCCTGTTTTCCGGGTGACCCATGGAGCAAGCAACTCCACGAGCAGCAACAGCACCCTTACTTCGATCACGCGAACCGACATGGATTTCTGTTTTCCGGGTTCTTCAACGGTCATTACCGATCCCCAGGCAAGTGATGGTCAGCATCTTGTCATTTATGCCATTGATATTGCCAGCCGGGTCTGGAAAGTCGCCCACAATGGTACTGCGTGGTCAGTGTCCATGCTCTTTGAGGCCAATGGACCGCAAATGGCGGGGGGAGCTTCGGCCTTGAGTGGATTTGTGGACAAGCTGGATGGAACGCGGGACTATAATGCCCAGGACAAGTTTCGCAAATGTTTTGCAACGCCCGAAGTTTCCTATGCAGGAGATTGTTCCACTGATCGCCCGGTGATTTATTTTGGAACGGGGGACAAGGCCCAGCCCAAGTCCAGTGCAGTGAGCAACCGGTTTTATGCGGTTTTTGACATGAGCCACAATGCATCCCTGATTCCTCTGGATGAAACTGATCTGCTCAATATCACCTGTGATGAACTGGACAGCAATGGAACCCTGACGGAAGATGAAAAGCTCGACCTCAAGGGGATACTGGGTGATGATTATGACACCCAGGCCCAGGGCTGGTATATTGTTTTGGATGGGCAAGATGATTGCCCCATGTATTATGGAAGTATGAGCCATGATGGTGAGAAAATCACCAATGCTGCCAGATTGTTCAACAAGAAAATCTACTTCAATTCATACATTCCAACGGTTGACGACCCGTGCAATCCCAAAGGCATCGCTCTGTTTTATGCCCTGGGATATTGTTATGGAGACGCTGCCTTTGATCTGGATCCGAATAATGCCGGAAAAACCATTACGGATCGATATTTCAGCGTGAAAGAGAGCACGCCACCTTCGTCCATCAATCTCATATCCGGTCCTGGGGGCGGCGTCATTCTCAAAGCTAGCGCCGGCAGCAAGATCATCAACAGGTATCTTGAGTCGGATTTGGGAACCCATCTTTACTGGTGGAAATATGCCGATGAAGATGAGTAG
- the hysB gene encoding NiFeSe hydrogenase small subunit, with protein MGLNRREFVKLCSGTVAGLGISQVFNPKVIQAMEEGAKKAPVIWLQGQGCTGCSVSLLNSVHPKIKDVLLKVISLEYHPTVMASEGDMALEHMYEVAEKFQGKFFLLIEGAIPTKADGRYCVVGEKDGHEITMKDLALELGKKSLATVAVGTCAAYGGIPAGEGNLTGATGVKDFFAANGLADKLVVNVPGCPPHPDWMIGTLLAAWQYALGKGPLPELDSDGRPTLFFGENIHENCPFLDKFDNDELADTFMDKDKCRYQIGCKGPNAYADCYKRRWNGGVNWCIENAVCIGCVEPGFPDDMSPFYEEG; from the coding sequence ATGGGTTTAAACAGACGAGAATTTGTCAAACTTTGTTCCGGCACTGTGGCCGGCCTCGGGATTTCGCAGGTTTTTAATCCCAAGGTCATACAGGCCATGGAAGAGGGTGCCAAAAAGGCTCCTGTGATCTGGCTCCAGGGACAGGGGTGTACGGGTTGTTCGGTTTCCTTGCTCAACTCGGTTCATCCCAAGATCAAGGATGTCCTCCTCAAGGTGATCAGCCTTGAGTATCACCCCACTGTCATGGCGTCCGAGGGCGACATGGCCCTGGAACACATGTACGAGGTTGCCGAAAAGTTTCAGGGCAAGTTTTTTCTGCTCATTGAAGGTGCCATTCCGACCAAGGCTGACGGTCGGTACTGCGTTGTAGGCGAAAAGGATGGTCATGAGATTACCATGAAGGATCTGGCCCTTGAGCTGGGCAAAAAATCTCTGGCTACTGTGGCTGTTGGTACTTGCGCTGCCTATGGTGGTATCCCGGCCGGTGAGGGCAATCTTACCGGTGCCACCGGCGTCAAGGACTTCTTTGCGGCCAACGGACTTGCTGACAAACTGGTCGTCAATGTACCCGGATGCCCTCCGCATCCCGACTGGATGATAGGTACGCTTCTGGCTGCCTGGCAGTACGCTCTTGGCAAAGGACCCTTGCCCGAACTGGACAGTGACGGCAGGCCCACGCTTTTCTTCGGCGAGAATATTCATGAAAATTGTCCGTTCCTTGACAAGTTCGACAATGATGAACTGGCCGATACGTTCATGGACAAGGACAAGTGTCGCTATCAGATCGGCTGTAAAGGCCCCAATGCCTATGCGGATTGCTACAAACGGCGTTGGAACGGCGGCGTGAACTGGTGTATCGAGAATGCCGTTTGTATTGGTTGCGTTGAACCCGGTTTTCCCGATGACATGTCCCCGTTCTACGAAGAAGGCTAA